One genomic window of Glycine max cultivar Williams 82 chromosome 16, Glycine_max_v4.0, whole genome shotgun sequence includes the following:
- the LOC100793114 gene encoding wall-associated receptor kinase-like 14, whose amino-acid sequence MITIYNTVPSNLQKMFHYNTKFAMVLTFFIFMFCFFCSTSARSNNNCERSCGEHSLQYPFGFSSDCEVKLNCSKENKAEIGELEVQSVTSDGIFVSLPVQCNRSVSFIDPLFRDNFAPTWNNTFLVQSCKPKLDGCVIPTSSFAGGRKDVEGCEDLSCFTQLQKSKSNGSREDDVLTHSDWERVGCRFLFSALAFDRSKVKELSLQFQMVELGWWLQGNCSCSNNASCTEVNTDGGKRGFRCRCDEGFIGDGFRAGDGCRRVSECKASTLWSGGCRKAVKIGVLVGGIIFGGILVAALFLVCYFNRRQSSWLRKQVTVKRLLREAAGDSTVPLYPYKEIERATSFFSEKHRLGTGAFGTVYAGHLHNDECVAIKKIKYRDTNSVDQVMNEIRLLSSVSHPNLVRLLGCCIEGGEQILVYEYMPNGTLSQHLQRERGGVLPWTIRLTIATETANAIAYLHSANDHPIYHRDIKSSNILLDYNFQSKVADFGLSRLGMSETSHISTAPQGTPGYVDPQYHQNFHLSDKSDVYSFGVVLVEIITAMKVVDFARPQSEINLAALAVDRIKKGCIDDIIDPFLEPHRDAWTLYSINKVAELAFRCLAFHSDMRPTMIEVAEELDLIRRSGWATMEETICMASSVGSVCSSPRNGSVNSLRGVSFERAAGLGSETLIVPHKTDVFLQSIEEVKDSSPVSVHDSWLSGTSSPSTNSLLGHVVQ is encoded by the exons ATGATTACAATTTATAACACTGTTCCCTCAAATCTCCAGAAAATGTTTCACTACAACACAAAGTTCGCTATGGTCCTCACTTTCTTTATCTTCATGTTCTGTTTTTTCTGTTCAACGAGCGCCAGAAGTAACAACAATTGCGAGCGTAGCTGTGGAGAACATTCCCTGCAATACCCTTTTGGCTTCTCTTCTGATTGCGAAGTGAAACTAAATTGCAGCAAAGAGAACAAAGCTGAAATTGGCGAGTTAGAGGTTCAGAGCGTGACCTCTGATGGCATCTTCGTTAGTCTTCCGGTGCAGTGCAACCGCAGCGTGAGTTTCATTGACCCTCTCTTCAGAGACAACTTTGCTCCCACGTGGAACAACACCTTTCTTGTGCAGAGCTGCAAGCCCAAGCTCGATGGCTGTGTTATCCCCACATCGAGTTTCGCTGGCGGCCGCAAAGATGTGGAGGGGTGTGAAGATCTTAGTTGCTTCACGCAGTTGCAGAAGAGTAAGAGTAATGGCTCGAGGGAAGATGATGTTCTCACGCACAGTGATTGGGAGCGAGTTGGGTGTAGATTCTTGTTCTCTGCTCTTGCTTTTGATAGGAGTAAAGTGAAGGAGCTCTCGCTCCAATTTCAGATGGTTGAATTGGGGTGGTGGCTTCAAGGAAACTGTAGTTGCTCCAACAATGCGTCCTGCACGGAGGTGAATACTGATGGTGGAAAACGAGGCTTCCGGTGCCGCTGCGATGAAGGTTTCATCGGAGACGGATTCAGAGCCGGCGATGGTTGCCGGAGAG TTTCTGAATGCAAAGCTTCAACACTGTGGTCTGGCGGATGTAGGAAAGCAGTCAAAATTGGTGTCCTTGTTGGAG ggatcataTTTGGAGGTATCCTTGTGGCTGCTCTGTTTCTTGTATGTTACTTTAATAGGCGTCAGTCCTCTTGGCTGAGAAAACAAGTGACAGTAAAGCGCCTATTACGCGAAGCTGCAGGAGATTCCACTGTTCCTCTATATCCCTACAAAGAAATAGAGAGAGCCACCAGTTTTTTCTCTGAAAAACATAGGCTGGGAACTGGGGCTTTTGGCACAGTTTATGCTGGACACCTTCACAATGATGAGTGTGTTGCTATAAAAAAGATTAAGTATAGAGACACCAACAGTGTTGACCAAGTTATGAATGAGATCAGGCTCCTTTCTTCGGTGAGTCACCCGAATTTAGTGCGCCTCTTAGGTTGCTGCATAGAAGGGGGAGAGCAGATACTTGTTTATGAGTACATGCCAAATGGAACACTATCTCAACATTTGCAAAGAGAGAGGGGTGGAGTACTTCCATGGACAATAAGACTCACCATTGCTACTGAAACCGCTAATGCTATAGCATATCTCCATTCCGCAAATGATCATCCAATTTATCATAGAGACATAAAATCCAGCAACATACTCTTGgattataattttcaatcaaaAGTGGCAGATTTTGGGCTTTCTAGGCTTGGCATGTCAGAAACATCACATATTTCGACCGCCCCACAAGGGACCCCGGGCTATGTTGATCCTCAATACCACCAGAACTTCCACCTTTCTGATAAAAGTGACGTCTACAGTTTTGGAGTGGTTTTGGTAGAGATAATAACAGCCATGAAAGTGGTTGATTTCGCACGGCCTCAGAGTGAAATCAACTTGGCTGCACTTGCTGTTGATAGGATCAAGAAGGGTTGCATAGATGACATCATAGATCCCTTCCTTGAGCCACATAGGGATGCTTGGACGCTCTATTCTATTAACAAGGTGGCTGAGCTTGCATTTAGATGCCTTGCTTTTCATAGTGACATGAGGCCTACCATGATTGAAGTGGCTGAGGAGCTAGATCTTATCAGGCGCAGTGGGTGGGCGACCATGGAGGAAACCATATGCATGGCTTCTTCGGTTGGGTCCGTGTGTTCATCGCCTCGAAATGGAAGTGTTAATTCACTTAGAGGTGTTAGTTTTGAGAGAGCTGCAGGACTTGGGAGTGAGACATTGATTGTTCCCCACAAGACTGATGTTTTTTTGCAATCAATTGAGGAGGTGAAGGACAGCTCTCCTGTGTCTGTGCATGATAGTTGGTTAAGTGGAACTAGCTCACCTTCAACAAATAGCTTGTTAGGACATGTAGTTCAGTGA
- the LOC100527166 gene encoding uncharacterized protein LOC100527166, whose amino-acid sequence MAFTISRSQSALTDREKENLDNLVDKECATTEGMISSQLKLKSSLSSKASSHQSMDKHAILRRIRQRRFNNKAKTALEALIGTSEANNTGTAQEQKWLQLGDSFSSP is encoded by the coding sequence atggcTTTCACGATTTCCAGATCTCAATCTGCTTTGACAgatagagagaaggagaatCTTGACAACTTAGTTGACAAGGAGTGTGCAACCACAGAGGGTATGATATCGAGCCAGCTCAAGTTGAAGTCTTCTTTGTCATCCAAAGCGTCTTCTCATCAAAGCATGGACAAACATGCAATCCTTCGACGTATCAGGCAACGCAGGTTTAATAACAAAGCCAAAACCGCTCTGGAAGCTCTCATAGGCACCTCAGAAGCCAACAATACCGGCACTGCCCAAGAACAGAAGTGGCTTCAACTGGGTGACTCTTTCTCATCTCCTTAA